The sequence AAGGGGCGGCTGCGCACCCACGCGCCTTCCACCTACAAGATCCCGCTCGCCTCCGACCGGCCGAAGAGCTTTAACGTCAAGCTGGCGGAATGGGCGGAAAATGCCGAGCCCACCATCGGCCGCTCCAAGGCCGTGGGCGAACCGCCCTTCATGCTGGCGATCTCGGTTCTCGAAGCCCTCTCCATGGCCGTCGCCTCCGTCGCCGATTACAAGGTCTGCCCGCGCCTCGATGCGCCGGCAACGCCGGAACGGGTACTGATGGCAGTGGAACGGCTGAAGAAGGTGTGAGGGAGGGCGTATCCATGTGGCCGAGCCCCCTCATCCGGCGCTGCGCGCCACCTTCTCCCCGCCGGGGAGAAGAAATTTGCCGCGCCGTCACGGCAATTCAAAAATGTTGCCGTCGTAGTGCGGAGCTTGCGGGACCTTTCTTCTCCCCGCCAGGGAGAAGGTGGCGCGCAGCGCCGGATGAGGGGGCCAGCCCCAATGCCTGACGCCTCCCTCTCCGCCTTCCTCGCCCGCCCTGCCCCCGCAATCCTCGTGGAAATCGAGGCCGTAAAAGGCTCATCCCCACGCGAGGCCGGCACCTTCATGCTGGTCTCACAGGCTGACTTGTGGGAAACCATCGGCGGCGGACAGTTCGAATATATGGCGATAGACCACGCCCGCGCCATGCTGCGGGATGGCGTCAGCGAAGACCGCATGGATATTCCGCTAGGGCCGGAAATAGGCCAATGCTGCGGCGGCCGCACCCTCATCCGCTTCCGGCGGATAACGGCAGAGATCGCCGCCGGTCTTGAGGCGCGGCTGAAGGGCGAGGCCGAACAGCAGCCCGCCGTCTTCATTTTTGGCGCAGGTCATGTCGGCAAGGCGCTGGCAGATGCCCTGTCGCTGCTGCCCCTGACCCTGACGGTGGTGGAAACCCGTGAAAGCGAGCTGCGCGATCTTCCCTCAGTAGTGGCGTCCATACTGACCCCCATGCCGGAAGCATTCGTTCCGAAAATCCCGGCAAACGGCGCGGCCATCATCGTCACCCACGATCATGCGCTCGATTTCCTGATTGCGAAGGAAGCGCTTGCCCGCGTCAATCTCGCTTATGTCGGCATGATCGGCTCGAAGACCAAACGCGCCACCTTCGCCCATTGGCTGGAACGGGAAGGTGAGCCCTCTTCCCGCCTTGCAAAGCTCACCCTGCCCATCGGCGGCACAAGCGTCAGGGACAAACGCCCCGCCGTCATAGCGGCCCTTGTGGCAGCCGAGTTGCTGCAAGCATTTTCCGCTGCCGAAATCCGTCGCAACGAAAATCGACACGCCCATCCTCAAGACCAAGATCACGCTTGAGCCCATCCGGCAGGCTTTCATCCGCCAGATTATCCGGTGCAAGGCTTTCAAGGGTAAATCGTTCCGCTGTCCGCAGGCCCGCACGCAGGCGGGACCACGCGCGCAAAAGTGCTGTGCGCATGTTCGTCTCCATTCAAAAATGTCAGAAGCTCAGTTGATGAATTGGGCTAAAAATGCTCTGGTTTCCGGAGAAAAACCAATGAAACCTTTGGCCTTTTGCATAAAGAGAACTTATCCATGAAGATGTCTCGCCAGTTCCCGCTGAATGCCCTGCGCGTCTTCGATGCCGCCGCAAGGCATCTGAGCTTCACCAAGGCCGGCGAAGAGCTGGGCATGACGCAGACGGCGGTCAGCTACCAGGTGAAGCTGCTGGAGGAGAATATTGGCGAGCCGCTTTTCCTGCGCACGGCACGGCAGGTGTCGCTGACGGAGGCGGGGGAGAAACTGGCGCCCAAGGTTGCCGACGCCTTCAATACGCTTCGGGAGGCCGTCGACAGTGTGCGCGACGCGCCGGATGCCACCCTGACCATACATTCCACGGCCACCTTCGCATCACGCTGGCTGTCGCGGCATCTGGGCGCCTTCCAGCTTGAACATCCCTCCATCGCCGTCAGGCTGGAAACATCGGGCGCCCTGATCGATTTCAACCAATCGGACTGCGATGTCGCCATTCGCTGGAGCCGCGACGACGGCAAGGGATTGACCTATCATCGGCTGCTTCGCGGCGTTTACACGCCGATGCTGCATCCCGACCTTGCACAAAGCATCGATGGTTTGAAGACGCCCGAAGACCTTCTTCGCCTGCGTATCATCGATCCCGGTGACGTGTGGTGGAGCCAATGGTTCCGGGAAGTCGGTATTGAAAATCCTGATCTGAAGCGTTATCCACGCAGCCGCCTCAACGTGCAGGCTTTCGAAGCCGCAGCGGCGATCGCCGGTCAGGGTGTGGCCATGCTCACCCCTGAACTCTACGCCGATGAGATCGCGCTCGGCCGTCTCTACCAGCCCTTCGAGCATCTCAGCAGCGAAGGCAAGAACTACTGGCTTGTCTATCCCGAAAACCGCAGGAACATCCGCAAGATCAAACTGTTTCGCGACTGGATATTGAAGCGGATCGAGGAAAGCCGGCCGCCACAGCCCCATCAAAACCCCATGTCAGGCGCATAAAAACAGCGCGGCGTATCCTCATCCGGAAACAGACAGAGATGATATTCGCCGTCCTCCGACCGTCTTGCCTCGCTCTGCGACCAGTTGAAGACATGGCGTCGCGTCACCATGCGATGATCGCCGGGGGCGAGCGAAACCTCATAACCATCAGGTGTGACACGAACGCTGCGCGTGGGGATCATCTGGCAGTCGCCCGTCTGGGCATCGCCATTGCAGCAGTAGCTTTCATATTTGAACCCCTTGTGGGATTCATGGGCAAGTGCCGTGGCGGTGAACGCCAGAAATAAGAAGAGGACCGTCAGAACAAGGCGCATCGGCATGGTCTCCGTTGAAAACAACGGCGGCTGCCGGAAGGTCATTGCGTCCCTTCATTCAAATTCCACACATCAACACGCACCCGGACACAACGGCACCGGGAACCGCGACACCTGCCCCTGATTCTGCCCCCGCCACAGGGTTCGCAGCACCCGCTTTCGGAATAACCGCCAGCGAAACATGTCATGGGAGCTTTAAAAGCTCCGCAGCCCTATATTTTAGCACATTGGCGGGCCGCTCACAGGATAATAGCTGAGTCGCGTTAGCCAGCTAAGCACAAACCATACGGCAGCAAGCGCACATTGCAACTTTACCGGGCCTGCCGCGGTCCGCTCACGGCCCGAACCGGGTTGTGAACACAAGACCATCGGATTGTGAACAATCACCCTCGGAGCGCTGCTTTTCCCTTTCCTAACGGTCAAATTTCTCGCAAGGTGCGCTGCACAAGGATCAGGGGAACCGCATGTACGAATACGCCATTGCGTGGGAATGGATGGCCTTTGCCGTCCGCTGGCTCCACGTCATCACCGCCATCGCCTGGATCGGCTCGTCCTTCTATTTCATTGCGCTCGATCTCGGGCTGGTCAAACGGGCGCATCTGCCGCCGGGGGCTTATGGCGAGGAGTGGCAGGTGCATGGCGGCGGTTTTTACCACATCCAGAAATATCTGGTTGCGCCTGCCCAGATGCCCGAACACCTGACATGGTTCAAATGGGAAAGCTACGTCACCTGGCTTTCCGGTTTTGCGATGCTCTGCATCGTTTATTATGGCGGCGCCGACCTCTTCCTCATCGACCATTCCGTGCTTGATCTCACCCAGTTCCAGGCCATCTGTCTGTCGCTGGCATCGCTTGCCATCGGCTGGCTGTTTTACGATTTCCTCTGTAAATCGCCGCTCGGCAACAATACCTGGGGCTTGATGATCGTGCTCTATGTCGCGCTGGTGGCGATGGCATGGGGTTATACGCAGGTCTTCACCGGGCGTGCCGCCTTCCTGCATCTCGGCGCGTTTACCGCCACCATCATGTCGGCGAATGTATTTTTCATCATCATTCCGAACCAGAAGATCGTCGTCGCAGACCTGATTGCCGGGCGCACGCCGGACCCGAAATATGGCCGCATCGCCAAACAGCGCTCGCTGCACAACAACTACCTGACGCTGCCCGTCATCTTCTTCATGCTGTCGAACCATTACCCGCTGGCTTTCGCGACCGAGTTCAACTGGATCATCGCAGCGCTGGTCTTCCTGATGGGCGTCACCATCCGCCACTGGTTCAACACCACCCATGCCCGCAAGGGCAAACCGACATGGACCTGGCTTCTCACCGCCCTCATCTTCATCGTCATCATGTGGCTTTCCACCGTGCCGAAAGTGCTGACCGGCGAGGAGGAGCAGAAGGCCGCCACCCTCTCCCCCATGCAGCAGCAATTCGTCAGCGACGCTCATTTCACCAAGGCGCGCGATGTGGTTCAGGGCCGCTGTTCCATGTGTCATGCGGCCGAGCCTGTCTGGGAAGGTGTGCCCTTCACACCCAAATCCGTGAAGCTCGAAACCGACGAACAGATCGCCGCCCATGCGCGCGAAATCTATTTGCAAGCCGGCCGCAGCCATGCCATGCCTCCCGGCAACATCACCGCCATCACCCCGGATGAGCGCAAGGTGCTGACCGCATGGTATGAAAGTGCGGTTTCCGGGGCTGGAAAAGCCGAAGGAAAAACTGAATGAGCATGGTTCTGCTGCGTGGCCGCCTGCTGAGCTTCCGCCGCGCGCCGCTCGCAATCGACGATACGCAAAGCTATCTCTATATCGAAGATGGCGGCCTGCTGATCGAAAATGGCAGGATCGCCGCCATCGGCGAATACGCCGATATCCGTAAGACGGCACCGGAAGAGATCGAGGAAAAGGACCACCGGCCGCATCTCATCGTGCCCGGCCTCATCGACATGCACCTGCATTTCCCGCAGATGCAGGTCATCGGCTCATACGCTGCCAATCTGCTGGAATGGCTGAATACCTATACTTTCCCGGAAGAATGCCGCTTCGTCGAAACCGCCCATGCCCAGCGCATCGCCACGCATTTCTACGACGAGCTGCTGCGCCACGGCACCACCACGGCCGCTGCCTATTGCTCGGTGCACAAGACCTCCGCCGACGCCTTTTTCACTGAGGCCATGAAGCGCAACATGCTGATGGTGGGCGGCAAGGTGATGATGGACCGCAATGCCCCGCAGGGCCTGCTGGACACGCCGGAAACCTCCTATGACGAGACGCGCCAGGTGATTGCCGACTGGCACGGCAAGGGCCGCAACCACGTCGCCATCACGCCGCGCTTCGCCATCACCTCCACCCCGAAGCAGATGGAGGCCGCCCAGGCGCTGGCGCAGGAGTTTCCCGATCTCTTCATCCAGACGCATTTGTCCGAAAATCTGGACGAGATCAAATACACCTGCGAGCTTTACCCCGAAGCGACCGACTATACCGATATCTATGTGCGCTATGGCCTGATGGGCAACAAGACCCTGCTCGGCCACGCCATCCACCTCTCGGAGCGCGAAGCGGACGTGCTGTCGGAAACCGGCGCGGTGGCCGTACATTGCCCCACCTCGAACCTCTTCATCGGCTCCGGCCTCTTCCCGATGAAAAAGCTGCAGCGGCGCGAAAAGCCGGTGCGGATCGCGGTCGCGACCGATATCGGCGGCGGCTCCAGCTATTCCATGCTGCGCACCATGGATGAGGCCTACAAGATCCAGCAATTGCTGGGCGAGCGTCTGAACCCGCTGGAAAGCTGGTATCTGATGACCCGCGGTAATGCCGAAGCGCTTTCCATGGTCGATCGCATCGGCACACTGGAAGCCGGCACGGACGCGGACATCACCGTGCTCAACGCTTCCTCGACACCCGCCATGGCCCTTAAGATGGAAGTGGTGAAAAGCCTGACGGAAGAGCTGTTCCTGATGCTGACCATGGGCGATGACCGCACCGTGGTGGAAACCTATGTGGCCGGCAGGGCGATGAAGAGCGTGCTGGCATAGTTCGGCTGGGGCCGAAACATCCGGTCACGATCTCGCTTAAACCAATATCTATGGAGCGAGCGGATGCCACTTGTGTCTTCTCCCCGCCGGGGAGAAGTCCGCGGCAGCGGGATGAGGGGGCGAGGGCAGTGAGTTACGGCGACGTTGCCCCTCATCCGACCCTTCGGGCCACCTTCTCCCCCTCGGGGAGAAGAAACCCGGCGCAACGCCGAGCTTCATGCGATTGCCGCCGCCGGTCGGCCGAAATGCGAATGACCTCTGGAGTGCCCCGTGCCGAATCTAGACACAACCACCATGCTCATGATCCTCGCGACCTTCGTCATCGCAGGCATCGTCAAGGGCGTGACCGGCATGGGGTTGCCCACCGTTGCCATGGGCGTGCTCGGCCTCTTCATGCCGCCGGTCAGCGCCGCCGGCCTGCTCATCCTGCCCTCCTTCATCACCAATATCTGGCAATTGTTGGCCGGGCCTGATTTCCGGGCCATCGTGAAGCGGCTGTGGCCGATGATGATCGCCATTGCGCTTGGCACCCTCATCGGCATCCGGCTGATGACATCAGGCACCGGCGTCTGGACCACCTCGGCGCTCGGCCTGTGCCTTGCGGCTTACGCGGCCTATAGCCTGCTTGCCAGACCCATCTCGATTCCGGCCGGGCTGGAACCGAAACTCTCCCCGGTCATGGGGCTCGCAACCGGTCTGTTGACCGGCGGCACCGGAGTTTTCGTCGTGCCCGCCGTGCCCTATATCCAGTCGCTCGGTTTCAGCCGGGATGATCTCGTGCAGGCGCTTGGCCTTTCCTTCACGGTCTCCACCGTCGCGCTCGCCGCCGGCCTTGCCTCCCAGAATGCCTTTCACGTCGAGCATCTGTCGCTTTCCGCGCTGGCCGTGCTGCCGGCCCTTGCCGGAATGTGGCTTGGCCAGAAAATCCGTACCATCGTCAGCCCGGCGACATTCCGGCGCTGGTTTCTCATCTGCCTGCTCATATTGGGAGCCGAGCTGTTTTTGCGGGCATTCTGGTGATGGAAATCCGTCGATTTTGATGTCGTGACCGCCACATTCATGTTATGTGAAGCCATCATTCAAATGTGAAGGCTTTATCCATGGGCAAAATCCTGACCATAGCGGACCTGAAGCAACAGGCTCAGCGTCGTGTGCCGAAAATGTTTTTCGACTATGCCGATAGCGGCGCTTGGACGGAAAGCACCTACCGCGCCAATGAGGACGATTTTGCCAAGATAAAGCTGCGCCAGCGCGTGCTGGTGGATATGACCGACCGGTCGCTGGCCACCGAAATGGTTGGCGAGAAGGTTTCGATGCCGGTCGCGCTCTCCCCCACCGGGCTCACCGGCATGCAGCACGCCGATGGCGAAATGCTGGCCGCAAAAGCGGCGGAGGAATTCGGCGTGCCTTTCACGCTCTCGACCATGAGCATCTGCTCCATCGAGGATGTCGCCTCGGTCACCTCGAAACCCTTCTGGTTCCAGCTTTACGTGATGAAGGATCGGGACTTCGTCAATAATCTGATCGACCGCGCCAAGGCCGCCGGATGCTCGGCGCTGGTGCTGACGCTCGACCTGCAAATTCTCGGCCAGCGTCACAAGGACCTTCGCAACGGCCTGTCGGCACCGCCGAAATTCACGCCGAAGCACATCTGGCAGATGGCGACCCGGCCGCAATGGTGCCTGGACATGGCTCGCACCAAACGCCGCAGCTTCGGCAATATTGTCGGCCATGCCAAAAACGTCTCAGACCTGTCATCGCTTTCCTCCTGGACGGCGGAACAGTTCGATCCGCGCCTGTCCTGGAAGGATGTAGAATGGATCAAGGAACGCTGGGGAGGCAAGCTGATCCTCAAGGGCGTTCTTGACGAGGAAGATGCACGCGCGTCGCTCGACACGGGCGCCGACGCCATCATCGTCTCCAACCACGGCGGCCGCCAGCTCGATGGCGCCCATTCCTCCATCGCCATGCTGCCGAAAATCGTCGATGCCGTCGGCGATAAAGTCGAGGTGCACATGGATGGCGGCATTCGCTCCGGTCAGGACGTGCTGAAAGCCGTGGCGCTCGGCGCCAAAGGCACCTATATCGGCCGCCCCTTCCTCTACGGCCTCGGCGCTGATGGAAAGCGGGGCGTGACGACGGCGCTCGAGATCATCCGCAAGGAGATGGATGTCAGCATGGCGCTTTGCGGAAAAAGGCTGATCACGGACGTGGATCGCAGCATTCTGGCGTGATGGTGACGCTGTAGCAGGTGAGGTGATGCCTCAGAGCCGGCGTCTCAGAAAGTCCCGTACGCTGCCTCCCTCATCCCTGTGCTTGTCACAGGGATCCAGCCAGCCCAAGTCCTTGGGCTGAAAGGACTCCTTCCGTCGCGCAGACGCGCGCCGGCTGGATTCCTGTGACAGGCACAGGAATGAGGTGGAGAGGCCCTATCAATGCCCCACCGTCTTCGAAAACACATTCACAATCACCACCCCCGTCACGATAAACCCGAGACCGATAACGGCGGCAATATCCAGCGTCTGGCGGAACACGAAATAACCGATGCCGGAGATCAGCACGATGCCGAGCCCGCTCCAGATCGCATAGGCAACCCCGACAGGGATCACGCGTAACGTGAACGACAGCAGATAAAAGGCCGCGCCGTAAAATACCGCCATCAGCACCGTCGGCAGCCACCTGGTGAATTGCTGCGACTGCTGCAGGAATGAGGTCGCGATGACCTCGCAGATAATGGCCGCGACAAGCGCCCCATAGGTGAAAAGTGCCGCGTTCATCGTTCCGTTTCCTTTGTCGTCTGGGCGATCATCCGGGCCTTGAGAGCCGCCCTGTCGCCACCTGCCCTGCCATCATCGGCCAGAAGATCGGCAAACCAGATGCCGTCAGCCGCAAGTCGCACCATCTCCAGTACCACCCCGTCATCCGTATCTTTATGACGGGCAAGACGTCCCTCGACCCAGCTGGTCCACATGCGCCGAAGCGACGTCTCACCGACCATGGAAACCGAGATTGCCGCCCATTGCCTGCCCGAATCCCGGTCACGATCATCGAAAACCGCCTTCACATAGGCCCGCGTGAAGCATCCGTAAGCTTCACAATCCTGTGAGATGAGCGCATCGATTTCCGCGTCCAGCGCCGAAAGAAGGTCAGCCATGACGGCCTCCAGCAAGGCCTGCTTGGAGGGAAAATGGTGGAACAGCCCACCCTTCGTCACCCCGGCCGCATCGGCCACCGCCTGTATGGAAAGCGCCGCAACACCCTGATCAGCAGCAAGTTTCGCCGCGCAGTCAAGGAGGCTGCGACGCACGATCTCGGGCTGCTTCTTTCGTCCGTGAGCATTTGTCATGCTTCAAAACATACCGGATGGTAGGTTTCTTTTCAAGGAAATTGTGAAGGCAGCAGACGGGTTGAAATTCATACTTAATTAAGCATGAAAGCGATCTCTAAAGTTTTAGCGGTTTTGTTGCCGGAAAGTGTCAGTAAAACTTGAAATCAACAGCGGCGGTCAAACAAAAGGGGCGAATTATGTCGGGAACGGTCAAACGGGGAATGGCGGGAACATGGGTCTTCGCGCTCGCCTTCTTTTGCGCGATCCTCTCATTGCAGGCATCGCCGGCGCAGGCCGGCTATGCCCATTTCATCATGGATGCCAATACCGGCAAGGTTCTGGCTTCCCGCAATGCCGATGTGCTGAACCACCCCGCTTCGCTCACCAAGATGATGACGCTTTACATGACCTTCGAGGCGCTGCATGCCGGCCGCATTCGCTGGGATCAGAAGATAAAGATGTCCAAGAATGGTGCAGCCGTCATCCCCTCCAAGCTTTATGTGCGCCAGGGCCAGACCTTCACCGTGCGCGAAGCGGTTTATGGCATGATCGTCAAATCCGCCAATGACATGGCGGAAGGCATGGGCGATCACCTCGGCGGCTCCGAGTCAAGGTTCGCCGAGATGATGACCCGCAAGGCCCGCCAACTGGGCATGACGAAAACGGTGTTCCGCAACGCCTCTGGCCTGCCCAGCAAATCGCAGGTGACGACGGCGCGCGATATGGCGAAGCTCGGCCTTGCGCTGCAGCGCGACTTTCCCAAGGAATACGGCCTGTTTGCCATGGAATCCTTCAGTTTCCGGGGAAAACGGATTCGTGGCCACAATAATCTGATGTATCGTTATCAGGGCATGGACGGCATCAAGACCGGCTACACCAACGCTTCCGGTTTCAACCTCGTCAGCGCCATCAACCATAATGGCCGCCGTGTCGTCGGCGTCGTGCTGGGCGGCAAGACCGCGCGCAGCCGTGATGCCCAGATGGCGGCCCTTCTCGACAAGGCCGTGCCGCAGGCATCGAGAAGCCGCAATACCGAACAGCTCGTCGCCAGCGCCAATGTCAGCCGCACCTTCGATGTGCCGCCCGCTGCCGTACCGCTCCCCATGTTCGCGGAACGCCGCTCCGACCCGGTCGCCATGCAGATCGCCACGGCCAACAACCAGATGGCCGACATGATCCAGGTTTCCGCCATTCCGAGACCCGCCCCCGCTGCCGCCGTTGGCCAGCCCGCCGGCCAGAGAAGCCGCTGGGAAGTGCAGATCGCCGCCGCCGATAGCGAAGCCGCCGCCCGCTCGCTGCTCGCCAACGCCCGCTCCAACATCGGCAGCTATGCCGGGATCGCCCCCTATACCGAAGCCGTGCAAAGCGGCTCGGCAACGCTCTACCGCGCCCGCTTCACCGGCTTCGAAGACCAGTCTTCGGCGGTTTCCGCCTGCAAGGAACTGAAGGCGCAGTCTTACGCCTGCGTGGTGATGAACAGCGAGGGGTAAGTTTTACCGCTTGAGCCAGCCATTCTCCAGAGCATCCGCCAGATACGGAATGCCGTTGACCCGCGCCATCTCGGCCATGGCCAGATTGTCGTAGCGGATATTGCGGAAATAGACCTGCCAGCCGCGCCCGGTCTCTTCCAGCACGGCATAGGTGGCAAGCGGATGACCCGCCTCGACGTGATGGTCGAAAGGCGTGTCGTCTTTCCACCCGGGGCAGCCGACGCTGCCGGGATTGACGATCAGCCGGCCGTCGGAAAGCTGCACCGCGCGGGGAATATGGGTATGGCCGCACAGCATCAGCGGCTGGGTGATACCATCAGCCATGGCCTCGATTTCGGCCAGCGGGCGCAGCTTCAGCACCCCTTCCGGGGACAGCGTTTCCAGCCAATATTCCAGATCGTCACGCGGCGAGCCGTGGCAGCAATAGGCAACGTCCTTGAATACCATGCTGAAAGGCAGGGTTTGCAGCCAGTCCAGATGCGCGGCAGTCATCTGCGCATGGGCCGGCCTTTCCCAGTTGCCCATATCCTCCGGCGCCCGCTCGATCAGTTCCCGGTCATGATTGCCGCGAATGCTGGGGATCCAGTTGCCGACCAGCACATCACCGGTAAAACCCGCCTCCAGCGGCCCGCTGAAACAATCGCCGAGATTGACGATATCCTTGATGCCAAGCCTGGCGATATCCTCAAGCACGGCTTCAAGCGCAGCGCAGTTTCCGTGAATATCGGCAATGGCGGCAAAGATCATGGCAATCAGCTTCCTCGATAGGTGGAATAGCTATAGGGCGAAAGCAGCAGCGGCACATGATAGTGGCCGCTCTCATCGGCAATGCCGAAGCGGATGGGGATGATATCGAGAAATGCCGGTTCCGGCAGCGCCACACTCTTGCCGCGCAGATAATCGCCGGCATGGAAAACCAGCTCATATTCGCCGGCCTTGAAGCTCTCTCCGACCAGCAGCGGCCCGCCATCCACCCGGCCGTCACCATTGGTCTTCACCGTCTTCAGCTTTTCGCGGCGATCGCCGGAGAGCCGGTAAAGCTCGATCGTCAGTCCCTCCGCCGGCGTGCCATGGGCGGCGTCGAGAACATGGGTGGTCAGACCGGTCATGGCTTGGGCTCCGCGATCATGAAGGGCTCATCGAAAAAATACTCTTCCAGATTGTTGCCCGGCCCTTCACGGTCGGCAACCAGAAAATCAGAGACCGCCTGCAACGGCATCAGCGGATAATGCCAGACATTACGGCGGTAATTCACACCCTGGTCTCCGCGCGCCAGAAACACCTGCGGCCGCGCCGGACGGCCTCCGTCATCTTCCGCAACGACGACAAGGAAAGGTCTGCCAGACAGCGGCGAAAAACTCTGGCTGCCGAGCGGATGCCGCTCCATCATTTCGATCTTGTGCGGGAACACCCGCGGCTGCCCACGGAAAATATTGAGGATGATACGCGCGCCCTCGCCCGCCGCCTCGGGTGCGGCAAGCGCATGATGCCGCTCGGTCTGGCCGCCATTGATCTGGCGCATGGAAGAAGGCGTTGCTTCGATCACATCGCCGAAGGATGCGAATGTCTCTTTGGTAAGGGGTTTTATGTCGAGAAAATCGGTCAAATGTCATTCACCTTGGGCATGCCAGTTTCTGAGGAGGGAGAGACGCGCCTGTAAATCCGGAATGCTCTGCGTTATCGTTTTCCAGACGACCGAGAGCTCCGCTCGGAAATAATCATGCACGATCAGATTGCGCATACCCTTCATCTTGATCCAGGGGATTTCCGGGTGCTGCTGTAAAAATGCGGGGTAGTGCTTGTCGAGTTTGGCAACCGCCTCGCCAATCAGGGCAAGACCCATCATGACCGCCATCTGCGTACGCGTGTCGGAGGAAAAAGCGGCCTCATCCATGTCCTGAATGAAATCCCGTATTCTGGACGCGGCGACATCCATCTCCTTCAGATAGAGCAGAAGCCGATCCGTACTCATACCGCTTTGGCTTCCTTCAGCACACGCGCCTTTATATCCGAATGCAGACCGCCTGAGGTGACGACGTCGACCTCGACACCAAGCAGCGCCTTCAGTTCCTCCAGCAAACCGCCGAGATCAAACAGTGTCGTGCCCGGCAATGCATCCACCAGAATATCGAGATCGCTGTCCGGCCGGTCCTCGCCGCGGGCAACGGAGCCGAACACGCGGGGGTTTGCCGCGTTGAAGCGCTTCGTCGCTTCGCGGATCGCTTCCCTGTTCTTTTCCAGCACCTCGGAGGGTCTCATGATCTTATCTCCAGACAGCGCGATCCTAGCAGAACGGCCACCGCTCGCCAATTCAGCCCTCCGGCAGCATCGCGGAAAGACGCAGCCAGGCGATCTTTTCCACCTGCGCCGTCGCGGTTGAAAATTCTTCGGCTGCATCGTTGCCGATGCGGGTCTCGAAGGCGGAAAGAATATCGTGCCTGTTCAGCCCCTTGACCGCGATGATGAAGGGAAAGCCGAATTTTTGGGTATAGGCGCTGTTCAACGCGGTAAAACGCGCATGTTCCGCCGGCGAAAGCCGATCGAGCCCCGCACCTGCCTGCTCGTTGCGGCTATCGGCCGTCAGCTCACCCGCAATCGCCAGCTTGCCGGCAAGATCGGGATGCGCTCGCAACACGCCGAGCCTTTCGGCCTCGGAAGCGGCACGAAACTGCGCGGTGAGTGCGGCATGAACCACCTTCGCCGTCAAATCCCCATCGACCGCGCCGGCATCATAGGCCCGCTCGGCGATGAAGGGCGAATGTTCGAACACGCCACCAAAACGGGCGACAAATTCCTGCCGCGCCGACATCACGGAGCCACCGGCTTATGATGTTCATGCCAGTGCCGGGCGATTTCGATCCGCTGCGGGATCCAGACCTTGTCATGGCTGAGCACATATTCAATGAAACGGCGAAGAGCCGCCGCGCGGCCGGGACGGCCGACAAGGCGGCAATGCAGACCGACGCTCATCATCTTCGGCGCGCCTTCTGTGCCTTCCTGATAAAGCACATCGAAGGCGTCTTTCAGATAGGTGAAGAACTGGTCA comes from Rhizobium rhizogenes and encodes:
- the uraH gene encoding hydroxyisourate hydrolase — protein: MTGLTTHVLDAAHGTPAEGLTIELYRLSGDRREKLKTVKTNGDGRVDGGPLLVGESFKAGEYELVFHAGDYLRGKSVALPEPAFLDIIPIRFGIADESGHYHVPLLLSPYSYSTYRGS
- a CDS encoding D-alanyl-D-alanine carboxypeptidase, with product MAGTWVFALAFFCAILSLQASPAQAGYAHFIMDANTGKVLASRNADVLNHPASLTKMMTLYMTFEALHAGRIRWDQKIKMSKNGAAVIPSKLYVRQGQTFTVREAVYGMIVKSANDMAEGMGDHLGGSESRFAEMMTRKARQLGMTKTVFRNASGLPSKSQVTTARDMAKLGLALQRDFPKEYGLFAMESFSFRGKRIRGHNNLMYRYQGMDGIKTGYTNASGFNLVSAINHNGRRVVGVVLGGKTARSRDAQMAALLDKAVPQASRSRNTEQLVASANVSRTFDVPPAAVPLPMFAERRSDPVAMQIATANNQMADMIQVSAIPRPAPAAAVGQPAGQRSRWEVQIAAADSEAAARSLLANARSNIGSYAGIAPYTEAVQSGSATLYRARFTGFEDQSSAVSACKELKAQSYACVVMNSEG
- the uraD gene encoding 2-oxo-4-hydroxy-4-carboxy-5-ureidoimidazoline decarboxylase, translating into MSARQEFVARFGGVFEHSPFIAERAYDAGAVDGDLTAKVVHAALTAQFRAASEAERLGVLRAHPDLAGKLAIAGELTADSRNEQAGAGLDRLSPAEHARFTALNSAYTQKFGFPFIIAVKGLNRHDILSAFETRIGNDAAEEFSTATAQVEKIAWLRLSAMLPEG
- a CDS encoding ureidoglycolate lyase encodes the protein MTDFLDIKPLTKETFASFGDVIEATPSSMRQINGGQTERHHALAAPEAAGEGARIILNIFRGQPRVFPHKIEMMERHPLGSQSFSPLSGRPFLVVVAEDDGGRPARPQVFLARGDQGVNYRRNVWHYPLMPLQAVSDFLVADREGPGNNLEEYFFDEPFMIAEPKP
- a CDS encoding DUF86 domain-containing protein, yielding MSTDRLLLYLKEMDVAASRIRDFIQDMDEAAFSSDTRTQMAVMMGLALIGEAVAKLDKHYPAFLQQHPEIPWIKMKGMRNLIVHDYFRAELSVVWKTITQSIPDLQARLSLLRNWHAQGE
- a CDS encoding metallophosphoesterase; protein product: MIFAAIADIHGNCAALEAVLEDIARLGIKDIVNLGDCFSGPLEAGFTGDVLVGNWIPSIRGNHDRELIERAPEDMGNWERPAHAQMTAAHLDWLQTLPFSMVFKDVAYCCHGSPRDDLEYWLETLSPEGVLKLRPLAEIEAMADGITQPLMLCGHTHIPRAVQLSDGRLIVNPGSVGCPGWKDDTPFDHHVEAGHPLATYAVLEETGRGWQVYFRNIRYDNLAMAEMARVNGIPYLADALENGWLKR
- a CDS encoding TetR/AcrR family transcriptional regulator, which translates into the protein MTNAHGRKKQPEIVRRSLLDCAAKLAADQGVAALSIQAVADAAGVTKGGLFHHFPSKQALLEAVMADLLSALDAEIDALISQDCEAYGCFTRAYVKAVFDDRDRDSGRQWAAISVSMVGETSLRRMWTSWVEGRLARHKDTDDGVVLEMVRLAADGIWFADLLADDGRAGGDRAALKARMIAQTTKETER
- a CDS encoding nucleotidyltransferase family protein; protein product: MRPSEVLEKNREAIREATKRFNAANPRVFGSVARGEDRPDSDLDILVDALPGTTLFDLGGLLEELKALLGVEVDVVTSGGLHSDIKARVLKEAKAV
- a CDS encoding multidrug efflux SMR transporter, coding for MNAALFTYGALVAAIICEVIATSFLQQSQQFTRWLPTVLMAVFYGAAFYLLSFTLRVIPVGVAYAIWSGLGIVLISGIGYFVFRQTLDIAAVIGLGFIVTGVVIVNVFSKTVGH